A window from Gossypium raimondii isolate GPD5lz chromosome 7, ASM2569854v1, whole genome shotgun sequence encodes these proteins:
- the LOC105788840 gene encoding putative lipid phosphate phosphatase 3, chloroplastic isoform X3, with amino-acid sequence MDEVQLGSHTIRSHGFAIARTHMHDWLILVLLVVIWVVILIIHPFYRFVGKDMMDDLRYPLQSNTVPVWAVPMYAVLLPMLIFIFVYIRRRDVYDLHHAVLGLLFSVLVTAVITDSIKNAVGRPRPDFFWRCFPDGKDVYDKWGNVICHGDKSVIREGHKSFPSGHTSWSFAGLGFLSLYLSGKIKAFDRRGHVAKLCIVFLPLLVASLVGISRVDDYWHHWQDVFAGGLLGLVVATFCYLQFYPPPYDANGSGTYAYFRVIEESTANTTNTINAANLPNAMTGEIQIANQQEPTDNGFMGMHLARNSNSVLEDVESGKS; translated from the exons ATGGATGAAGTCCAGCTTGGTTCACATACTATAAGGTCCCATGGTTTCGCCATTGCAAGGACACACATGCATGATTGGCTTATTCTTGTATTGCTTGTGGTGATATGGGTTGTCATCCTTATCATTCATCCATTTTATCGCTTTGTTGGGAAGGATATGATGGATGATCTAAGATACCCCTTACAAAGTAATACGGTTCCTGTTTGGGCTGTGCCG ATGTATGCCGTTCTGTTGCCCATGCTGATTTTTATCTTTGTGTACATTCGTAGAAGGGATGTTTATGATCTTCATCATGCTGTTCTAG GCCTCTTGTTCTCTGTTCTAGTGACGGCTGTTATCACTGATTCGATAAAAAATGCAGTTGGAAGACCTCGGCCAGACTTCTTTTGGCGCTGTTTCCCAGATGGAAAGGAT GTTTATGATAAATGGGGAAATGTCATCTGTCATGGTGATAAGAGTGTCATTAGGGAAGGGCATAAAAGCTTTCCAAGTGGGCATACCTCTT GGTCCTTTGCCGGGTTGGGTTTTCTTTCACTTTACTTGTCCGGAAAGATCAAAGCATTTGACCGTAGAGGACATGTTGCAAAACTATGTATCGTTTTTCTCCCTTTGTTGGTTGCATCACTTGTGGGCATTTCTCGAGTGGATGACTATTGGCACCACTGGCAAGATGTCTTTGCTGGGGGTCTCCTAG GGCTCGTAGTGGCTACATTTTGCTACTTGCAGTTCTACCCGCCACCATACGATGCAAATG GTTCAGGGACTTATGCTTATTTCCGAGTAATCGAGGAGTCGACTGCAAATACAACAAACACAATCAATGCCGCGAATCTTCCAAATGCAATGACCGGAGAGATTCAGATTGCGAACCAACAAGAACCAACCGATAATGGATTTATGGGAATGCATTTAGCACGCAATTCTAATTCAGTGTTGGAAGATGTGGAATCGGGGAAGAGTTAA
- the LOC105788840 gene encoding lipid phosphate phosphatase 2 isoform X1, with protein MASWNSVFLSWLKNFSNIFKDLSSMRVENPANASHCLSSSDLLPLIEQGNKEYKMDEVQLGSHTIRSHGFAIARTHMHDWLILVLLVVIWVVILIIHPFYRFVGKDMMDDLRYPLQSNTVPVWAVPMYAVLLPMLIFIFVYIRRRDVYDLHHAVLGLLFSVLVTAVITDSIKNAVGRPRPDFFWRCFPDGKDVYDKWGNVICHGDKSVIREGHKSFPSGHTSWSFAGLGFLSLYLSGKIKAFDRRGHVAKLCIVFLPLLVASLVGISRVDDYWHHWQDVFAGGLLGLVVATFCYLQFYPPPYDANGSGTYAYFRVIEESTANTTNTINAANLPNAMTGEIQIANQQEPTDNGFMGMHLARNSNSVLEDVESGKS; from the exons GATTTATCAAGCATGAGGGTGGAGAATCCTGCAAATGCTAGTCATTGTTTGTCATCCTCTGACCTTCTTCCATTGATAGAACAAGGGAATAAAGAG TATAAAATGGATGAAGTCCAGCTTGGTTCACATACTATAAGGTCCCATGGTTTCGCCATTGCAAGGACACACATGCATGATTGGCTTATTCTTGTATTGCTTGTGGTGATATGGGTTGTCATCCTTATCATTCATCCATTTTATCGCTTTGTTGGGAAGGATATGATGGATGATCTAAGATACCCCTTACAAAGTAATACGGTTCCTGTTTGGGCTGTGCCG ATGTATGCCGTTCTGTTGCCCATGCTGATTTTTATCTTTGTGTACATTCGTAGAAGGGATGTTTATGATCTTCATCATGCTGTTCTAG GCCTCTTGTTCTCTGTTCTAGTGACGGCTGTTATCACTGATTCGATAAAAAATGCAGTTGGAAGACCTCGGCCAGACTTCTTTTGGCGCTGTTTCCCAGATGGAAAGGAT GTTTATGATAAATGGGGAAATGTCATCTGTCATGGTGATAAGAGTGTCATTAGGGAAGGGCATAAAAGCTTTCCAAGTGGGCATACCTCTT GGTCCTTTGCCGGGTTGGGTTTTCTTTCACTTTACTTGTCCGGAAAGATCAAAGCATTTGACCGTAGAGGACATGTTGCAAAACTATGTATCGTTTTTCTCCCTTTGTTGGTTGCATCACTTGTGGGCATTTCTCGAGTGGATGACTATTGGCACCACTGGCAAGATGTCTTTGCTGGGGGTCTCCTAG GGCTCGTAGTGGCTACATTTTGCTACTTGCAGTTCTACCCGCCACCATACGATGCAAATG GTTCAGGGACTTATGCTTATTTCCGAGTAATCGAGGAGTCGACTGCAAATACAACAAACACAATCAATGCCGCGAATCTTCCAAATGCAATGACCGGAGAGATTCAGATTGCGAACCAACAAGAACCAACCGATAATGGATTTATGGGAATGCATTTAGCACGCAATTCTAATTCAGTGTTGGAAGATGTGGAATCGGGGAAGAGTTAA
- the LOC105788840 gene encoding putative lipid phosphate phosphatase 3, chloroplastic isoform X2: MASWNSVFLSWLKNFSNIFKYKMDEVQLGSHTIRSHGFAIARTHMHDWLILVLLVVIWVVILIIHPFYRFVGKDMMDDLRYPLQSNTVPVWAVPMYAVLLPMLIFIFVYIRRRDVYDLHHAVLGLLFSVLVTAVITDSIKNAVGRPRPDFFWRCFPDGKDVYDKWGNVICHGDKSVIREGHKSFPSGHTSWSFAGLGFLSLYLSGKIKAFDRRGHVAKLCIVFLPLLVASLVGISRVDDYWHHWQDVFAGGLLGLVVATFCYLQFYPPPYDANGSGTYAYFRVIEESTANTTNTINAANLPNAMTGEIQIANQQEPTDNGFMGMHLARNSNSVLEDVESGKS; this comes from the exons TATAAAATGGATGAAGTCCAGCTTGGTTCACATACTATAAGGTCCCATGGTTTCGCCATTGCAAGGACACACATGCATGATTGGCTTATTCTTGTATTGCTTGTGGTGATATGGGTTGTCATCCTTATCATTCATCCATTTTATCGCTTTGTTGGGAAGGATATGATGGATGATCTAAGATACCCCTTACAAAGTAATACGGTTCCTGTTTGGGCTGTGCCG ATGTATGCCGTTCTGTTGCCCATGCTGATTTTTATCTTTGTGTACATTCGTAGAAGGGATGTTTATGATCTTCATCATGCTGTTCTAG GCCTCTTGTTCTCTGTTCTAGTGACGGCTGTTATCACTGATTCGATAAAAAATGCAGTTGGAAGACCTCGGCCAGACTTCTTTTGGCGCTGTTTCCCAGATGGAAAGGAT GTTTATGATAAATGGGGAAATGTCATCTGTCATGGTGATAAGAGTGTCATTAGGGAAGGGCATAAAAGCTTTCCAAGTGGGCATACCTCTT GGTCCTTTGCCGGGTTGGGTTTTCTTTCACTTTACTTGTCCGGAAAGATCAAAGCATTTGACCGTAGAGGACATGTTGCAAAACTATGTATCGTTTTTCTCCCTTTGTTGGTTGCATCACTTGTGGGCATTTCTCGAGTGGATGACTATTGGCACCACTGGCAAGATGTCTTTGCTGGGGGTCTCCTAG GGCTCGTAGTGGCTACATTTTGCTACTTGCAGTTCTACCCGCCACCATACGATGCAAATG GTTCAGGGACTTATGCTTATTTCCGAGTAATCGAGGAGTCGACTGCAAATACAACAAACACAATCAATGCCGCGAATCTTCCAAATGCAATGACCGGAGAGATTCAGATTGCGAACCAACAAGAACCAACCGATAATGGATTTATGGGAATGCATTTAGCACGCAATTCTAATTCAGTGTTGGAAGATGTGGAATCGGGGAAGAGTTAA